A genomic window from Haladaptatus caseinilyticus includes:
- a CDS encoding quinone-dependent dihydroorotate dehydrogenase — protein MHGYDAVRPLLFQLPAETAHGTVHTVLEAIQGTPVERLLDAHYGVDDAKLTVSAFDQSFPNPVGVAAGFDKNAQIPSALASLGFGHVEIGGVTADAQDGNPKPRMFRLREDEGIINRMGFNNHGADRIGARMATQSLPDIPIGANIGKSKATPLESAEEDYLYSYERVSAHADYFVVNVSSPNTPGLRELQNRENLERILTTLQDAGASPLLVKLSPDLPESATEEALDLVTELGLDGVIATNTTIDRPNTLRSQYRKEDGGLSGRPIQSRATEMIRFAAERVDVPVVGVGGVFTAEDAYRKIRAGAHVIQLYTGLVYRGPAVARDINEGLLELLDRDGFDSVEDAIGADLD, from the coding sequence ATGCACGGATACGACGCCGTCAGACCACTGTTGTTTCAGTTACCCGCAGAGACCGCTCACGGAACCGTCCACACTGTACTCGAAGCGATTCAGGGAACGCCGGTCGAACGACTACTCGACGCACACTACGGAGTCGATGATGCCAAATTGACCGTCTCTGCGTTCGATCAATCGTTCCCGAATCCGGTCGGCGTTGCCGCAGGCTTCGACAAAAACGCACAGATACCCTCTGCACTTGCCAGTCTCGGGTTCGGTCACGTCGAGATCGGTGGTGTGACCGCGGATGCACAGGACGGGAATCCGAAGCCCCGGATGTTCCGCCTCCGCGAGGACGAGGGCATCATCAACCGGATGGGGTTCAACAATCACGGTGCGGACAGAATCGGGGCACGGATGGCCACGCAATCGCTCCCGGACATCCCCATCGGCGCGAACATCGGAAAATCGAAGGCCACACCGCTCGAAAGCGCCGAGGAGGACTATCTGTACTCCTACGAACGCGTGTCCGCGCACGCCGACTACTTCGTCGTGAACGTCTCCAGTCCGAACACGCCGGGGCTACGTGAGCTACAGAACCGCGAGAACCTCGAACGAATTCTAACGACGTTGCAGGATGCGGGCGCGAGTCCACTCCTGGTGAAGCTCTCGCCCGACCTTCCAGAATCAGCAACCGAGGAAGCGCTCGATCTCGTAACGGAACTCGGTCTGGACGGCGTCATCGCGACGAACACGACCATCGACCGTCCCAACACGCTCCGTAGTCAGTATCGTAAGGAAGACGGCGGACTGTCCGGACGACCCATCCAATCGCGTGCCACGGAGATGATTCGGTTCGCTGCCGAGCGCGTGGACGTACCGGTCGTCGGCGTCGGTGGGGTGTTCACCGCGGAAGACGCCTATCGGAAGATTCGCGCCGGAGCGCACGTCATCCAGTTGTACACCGGCCTCGTCTACCGCGGCCCGGCAGTTGCCCGCGACATCAACGAGGGACTGCTCGAACTGCTCGATCGTGACGGCTTCGACAGCGTCGAGGACGCTATCGGTGCGGACCTCGACTAA
- the pheS gene encoding phenylalanine--tRNA ligase subunit alpha, with product MKLPESQVAVLEAASANEEQTIEELAEETGLKPETATGAVFELEDEGLLSVEERTEESVSLTEEGEDYAEDGLPEIKLYEAALSAGADEDRIQMGQAIGQSGLGGPQVNIALSNYARKGYGSIDSGEISANPDADSENDTEASALSALASGETVDDADTLDQLESRGLVERAESTVRSVTLTDEGVTVLMEGVEAAETVGQLTPEMLTTGQWRDVEFAEYNVDADAERIDGGKVHILRQTANRVKDVLVGMGFEEMDGPHADADFWINDCLFMPQDHPARTHWDRFALSNPTEIGDLPEELVEKVRGAHLEGIGENSDGYHSPWDEDFARAIALRGHTTSLSMRYLSGYAQGDLEPPQRFFSVEKVYRNDTLDPTHLLEFFQIEGWVMAEDLSVRDLMGTFEEFYEQFGITDIQFKPHYNPYTEPSFELFGRHPETNELIEIGNSGMFRPEVLEPLGVECDVMAWGLALERLLMLMYGFEDIRDVHGTLCDLELLRDVEVIH from the coding sequence ATGAAGCTACCAGAATCACAGGTCGCGGTGTTGGAAGCCGCGAGCGCGAACGAGGAACAGACTATCGAGGAACTTGCGGAGGAGACGGGTCTGAAACCGGAGACGGCGACGGGTGCGGTCTTCGAACTCGAAGACGAAGGACTGCTCTCCGTCGAAGAACGAACCGAGGAATCCGTCTCGTTGACCGAGGAAGGTGAGGACTACGCCGAAGACGGTCTGCCGGAAATCAAACTCTACGAGGCGGCACTCTCCGCGGGCGCGGACGAGGACAGGATTCAGATGGGCCAGGCCATCGGCCAGTCTGGGTTGGGCGGACCGCAGGTGAACATCGCGCTCTCGAACTATGCCCGGAAGGGCTACGGGAGTATCGACAGCGGCGAAATTTCCGCAAATCCCGACGCCGACTCGGAAAACGATACGGAAGCGAGCGCGCTTTCGGCGCTCGCTTCGGGAGAAACCGTAGACGATGCCGACACGCTCGACCAACTGGAGAGTCGCGGCCTCGTTGAGCGTGCAGAATCGACGGTTCGCTCGGTAACGCTCACGGACGAGGGCGTGACGGTACTGATGGAAGGCGTGGAGGCCGCCGAGACGGTCGGCCAGTTGACGCCCGAGATGCTCACGACTGGCCAGTGGCGCGACGTGGAATTCGCTGAGTACAACGTGGACGCCGACGCGGAGCGAATCGACGGCGGAAAGGTCCACATCTTGCGCCAGACGGCGAACAGGGTGAAAGACGTACTCGTCGGGATGGGCTTCGAGGAGATGGACGGGCCGCATGCAGACGCTGATTTCTGGATCAACGACTGTCTGTTCATGCCTCAAGACCATCCGGCGCGGACCCACTGGGATCGGTTTGCCCTGTCGAACCCGACCGAAATCGGCGACCTGCCTGAGGAGTTAGTGGAGAAGGTTCGCGGGGCACATCTCGAAGGAATCGGCGAAAACAGTGACGGCTATCATTCGCCGTGGGACGAGGACTTCGCCCGGGCAATCGCGCTTCGAGGACACACCACATCGCTTTCGATGCGATATCTTTCGGGGTATGCACAGGGCGACCTCGAACCGCCACAGCGGTTTTTCAGCGTCGAAAAGGTGTACCGCAACGACACCCTCGACCCGACGCACCTGCTCGAATTCTTCCAAATCGAGGGCTGGGTAATGGCCGAAGACCTCTCGGTGCGTGATTTGATGGGCACCTTCGAGGAGTTCTACGAGCAGTTCGGCATCACCGATATCCAGTTCAAACCGCACTACAACCCGTACACGGAACCGAGCTTCGAACTGTTCGGGCGTCACCCCGAGACGAACGAACTCATCGAAATCGGCAACAGCGGGATGTTCCGTCCCGAGGTGTTGGAACCACTGGGTGTCGAATGCGACGTGATGGCGTGGGGGCTCGCCCTCGAACGCCTGCTCATGCTGATGTATGGCTTCGAGGATATCCGCGACGTGCACGGAACGCTGTGTGACCTCGAATTGCTCCGCGACGTGGAGGTGATTCACTGA
- the eif1A gene encoding translation initiation factor eIF-1A: MSEESERRNLRMPNSDEMFGVVTQHNGGNHVRVRCEDGKERMGRIPGRMKYRTWIEEGDVVVVEPWDWQDEKANIEWRYTSQDADQLRREGHIQ, encoded by the coding sequence GTGAGCGAAGAAAGTGAACGCCGAAATCTCCGGATGCCTAATAGTGACGAGATGTTCGGCGTCGTAACACAACACAACGGCGGGAACCACGTTCGCGTCCGTTGTGAAGACGGTAAGGAGCGAATGGGGCGAATCCCAGGACGAATGAAGTACCGAACATGGATCGAGGAGGGCGACGTCGTCGTCGTCGAACCGTGGGATTGGCAGGATGAAAAAGCCAACATCGAATGGCGCTATACGAGCCAGGACGCCGACCAGCTCCGTCGCGAAGGCCACATCCAGTAA
- a CDS encoding class I SAM-dependent methyltransferase yields the protein MMDWERFYRRADYDRCAYIGGERMADLAERFFEHVGQPDDFASVGCGPAVVPFLLAERYPGTDFFGFDLSETVVRDNAEKAEEQGLDNLRFTVDSLPDLDTDRRFDVVYCVATLYFVEEPRRAIERLYSRVRDGGHLVVNYPNEISREQFDREFEGRKRESFELVLSGANLINEDVVRDVTGAETRNYWELVDAEDEEFADAATPCVVVEK from the coding sequence ATGATGGACTGGGAGCGGTTCTACCGACGCGCCGATTACGACCGCTGTGCCTACATCGGCGGGGAACGGATGGCCGACCTCGCCGAGCGATTTTTCGAGCACGTGGGCCAACCCGACGACTTCGCATCGGTCGGTTGCGGTCCGGCGGTCGTTCCCTTCCTCCTCGCGGAACGCTACCCTGGCACCGACTTTTTCGGCTTCGACCTCTCGGAAACGGTGGTTCGGGACAACGCCGAAAAAGCCGAGGAACAGGGGCTCGACAATCTCCGATTCACGGTAGATTCGCTTCCCGACCTCGATACCGACCGCCGGTTCGACGTCGTGTACTGCGTCGCCACGCTCTACTTCGTGGAGGAACCGCGGCGCGCAATCGAGCGTCTCTACTCCCGAGTGCGGGACGGTGGCCATCTCGTGGTGAACTACCCGAACGAAATCAGTCGAGAGCAGTTCGACAGGGAGTTCGAGGGTCGAAAGCGCGAGTCGTTCGAACTCGTGTTGAGTGGTGCGAACCTGATAAACGAGGACGTGGTTCGGGACGTGACTGGTGCCGAGACGCGAAACTACTGGGAACTAGTCGATGCCGAGGACGAGGAGTTCGCCGATGCCGCGACGCCCTGTGTCGTCGTCGAAAAGTGA
- a CDS encoding non-histone chromosomal MC1 family protein, whose protein sequence is MVRDDGKRNFALRQSDGDESSVFSGNTPRQAALKAARRLDPGSSEDAADRIELRLREKGTDKVHIYEGWAWHEEAPDDKPDWMPSEITEANVSKQGIEHLDE, encoded by the coding sequence ATGGTACGTGACGATGGTAAGCGAAACTTTGCATTGCGCCAATCGGATGGAGATGAATCGAGTGTCTTTTCGGGCAACACTCCGCGACAGGCCGCACTGAAAGCGGCACGACGACTTGACCCGGGAAGTTCCGAGGACGCCGCGGATCGAATCGAACTGCGTCTTCGAGAAAAAGGCACTGACAAAGTACACATCTATGAAGGGTGGGCCTGGCACGAGGAGGCTCCCGACGACAAACCGGACTGGATGCCAAGCGAGATAACCGAGGCAAACGTCTCCAAGCAGGGCATCGAGCACCTGGACGAGTGA
- the pheT gene encoding phenylalanine--tRNA ligase subunit beta has translation MPTVDVSPGELRRLTGHDEKDDEELKDDMFALGLEYEGETDEGDMQLEFAPDRLDRLSIEGVARSLRYQYGDDRGVYVPKPNDADWTIEVDESVPEERPYVTGAIARGVNLSEEALDSLIQLQEKLHATMGRKRAKGAIGIHDLTMLKGSSATEDGGNSIQYVGVEPGGDRFVPLDSDAEMTPENVLRAHPTGEKYADLVSEYERYPAIYDDIGLFSFPPVINGRRTEVEADSRDLFIELTGTDQWTIDKMCTIICYALDARGATIEEVEIEYDDRTLVRPDLDVTTKSVTHDRIETLLGIEFTPDEVLDLLARSGLSGEASEEGDSVVYEVEIPPYRVDVLHPVDIVDDIGRAYGFNDLSPRYPDVGTVGGRHERSQLEDAAREVLVGLGFEDLLNFHMISEEENFERMRVEPGTDVVGGGTPATIKNPYSEDYTMLRTWALPSLLMVLENNTHRSYPQDIAEIGLAARVDESENTGVAEHRTVAGVLARHDASYEDAKARLQAIARNFDADLETPPTEHPSFISGRAADVVIDGETVGVIGEIHPEVLVGHDLELPVTGFEFRLDALR, from the coding sequence ATGCCAACTGTAGATGTTTCCCCCGGCGAACTGCGCCGACTGACCGGCCACGACGAAAAGGACGACGAAGAGCTCAAAGACGACATGTTCGCGCTCGGATTGGAGTACGAAGGCGAGACCGATGAGGGCGATATGCAACTGGAGTTCGCGCCTGACCGTCTCGACCGCCTCTCCATCGAGGGCGTGGCACGGTCGCTTCGCTACCAGTACGGCGACGACCGCGGGGTCTACGTCCCGAAACCGAACGACGCCGATTGGACTATCGAAGTGGATGAGAGCGTTCCAGAGGAGCGACCGTACGTCACCGGTGCGATTGCCCGCGGCGTAAACCTCAGCGAGGAGGCGCTCGACTCGCTCATCCAACTGCAGGAGAAACTCCACGCGACGATGGGCCGAAAGCGCGCGAAAGGGGCGATCGGCATTCATGACTTGACGATGCTGAAAGGTTCCTCCGCGACCGAGGACGGTGGAAACAGCATCCAGTACGTCGGCGTCGAACCCGGAGGTGACCGGTTCGTCCCGCTCGATTCCGACGCGGAGATGACGCCAGAAAACGTTCTGCGCGCCCATCCAACCGGGGAGAAATACGCCGACCTCGTCTCCGAATACGAGCGATACCCGGCCATCTACGACGACATCGGCCTGTTCTCGTTCCCACCGGTCATCAACGGTCGGCGGACGGAGGTGGAGGCGGATTCCCGGGACCTGTTCATCGAACTCACGGGGACCGATCAGTGGACCATCGACAAGATGTGCACCATCATTTGCTACGCGCTGGACGCCCGAGGTGCGACCATCGAGGAGGTCGAAATCGAGTACGACGACCGAACCCTCGTTCGTCCGGATTTGGACGTGACGACGAAGTCCGTTACGCACGACCGAATCGAGACGCTGCTCGGTATCGAGTTCACCCCGGACGAAGTGCTCGACCTTCTCGCCCGCTCCGGACTGTCCGGCGAGGCGAGCGAAGAAGGGGATTCGGTCGTCTACGAGGTCGAAATTCCGCCCTATCGGGTGGATGTGCTTCATCCCGTGGATATCGTGGACGATATCGGGCGTGCCTATGGGTTCAACGACCTGTCGCCGCGCTATCCCGACGTTGGGACGGTCGGCGGCCGACACGAACGCTCGCAACTCGAAGACGCCGCCCGCGAGGTGCTCGTCGGTCTCGGCTTCGAGGACCTGCTCAACTTCCACATGATCAGCGAGGAGGAGAACTTCGAGCGAATGCGCGTGGAACCAGGAACCGACGTGGTCGGCGGTGGCACTCCGGCGACCATCAAAAACCCTTACAGCGAGGATTACACCATGCTCCGAACGTGGGCGCTCCCCTCGCTGCTGATGGTGCTGGAGAACAACACCCATCGCTCCTATCCACAGGATATCGCGGAAATCGGTCTCGCAGCACGAGTGGACGAGTCGGAGAACACGGGCGTCGCGGAACATCGAACCGTCGCTGGCGTTCTCGCCCGCCACGACGCCTCCTATGAGGACGCCAAGGCACGACTGCAAGCCATCGCGCGGAATTTCGACGCTGACCTCGAAACACCGCCGACGGAGCACCCGTCGTTCATCTCGGGACGTGCGGCGGACGTCGTAATCGACGGCGAAACCGTGGGCGTCATCGGCGAGATTCATCCCGAAGTGCTGGTCGGTCATGATTTGGAACTCCCCGTTACTGGATTCGAGTTCCGATTGGACGCGCTGCGATAG
- a CDS encoding GNAT family N-acetyltransferase has product MEYELSPLTADDVDAIVSWHYDPPYDFYDMESDPEDLALFTNPDNWDDKYAAFDLSGQRVGFFSFELDDDSGTLEVGLGMHPEVTDDGHGQSFVEAGLAFAQDEYNPEQFSLAVATFNERAISVYEDVGFERRGRSCRKRTVKSTNFSA; this is encoded by the coding sequence ATGGAGTACGAACTTTCCCCGCTCACTGCCGACGACGTGGATGCGATCGTCTCGTGGCACTACGACCCGCCCTATGATTTCTACGATATGGAGAGCGACCCGGAAGATTTGGCGCTGTTCACGAATCCGGATAACTGGGACGACAAGTATGCTGCCTTCGATTTGTCGGGCCAACGTGTCGGATTCTTCTCGTTCGAACTGGATGACGATAGCGGAACGCTCGAAGTCGGGTTAGGGATGCATCCGGAGGTGACCGACGACGGTCACGGACAGTCGTTCGTCGAGGCAGGATTGGCGTTTGCGCAGGACGAGTACAACCCCGAGCAATTTTCGTTGGCCGTAGCGACGTTCAACGAGCGCGCGATTTCCGTGTATGAAGACGTCGGGTTCGAGCGTCGGGGACGTTCATGCAGGAAACGAACGGTGAAGAGTACGAATTTCTCCGCATGA
- a CDS encoding MFS transporter — protein sequence MVTADERTRKSTTIPWESSTVRVVLASTALAPLGVPLISPALPAIRNFFAISDAEASLLISVYFITGIVLSPFLGILADRVGRRVVLVPSLFIFSFSGGTLALSPDFGGLLAIRLVQGTAAAGIFITTVTLIGDAFDGVQRNTVLGVNTAVLSAGAAFYPLVGGVLVGYGWNVPFFAYLAGVPVAVFALVTLEEPETEHRPRSIAYLKGALSALVGRRTIAFYGTAFFTELLLFGSVLTVLPFLLTERFAVSPLFIGLVITVAEAVSVVIASQNGRFARVFSDGVLVTLGFACYGLGLFGIWIASSVIVVGLGVALIGGGVGLSMPSVDAAISGLVAPRFRAGALSVRNSTTFLGRAVGPVLFAGLAVSTGYRLLLFGAGVVAFAWGLVVFITTRG from the coding sequence ATGGTGACTGCAGACGAACGGACACGCAAATCGACGACGATTCCGTGGGAGTCTTCGACGGTTAGAGTTGTCCTCGCGAGTACGGCGCTCGCTCCCTTGGGTGTGCCACTCATCAGCCCTGCTCTCCCGGCCATTCGAAATTTTTTCGCGATCTCCGACGCGGAAGCGAGTTTACTCATTTCGGTCTATTTTATCACCGGTATCGTTCTCTCCCCTTTTCTCGGCATACTGGCCGACCGAGTCGGTCGCCGGGTGGTGCTCGTTCCCTCTCTGTTCATCTTCAGTTTCAGCGGTGGGACACTCGCACTGTCGCCGGATTTTGGGGGTTTGCTCGCGATTCGACTCGTCCAAGGGACTGCCGCCGCGGGAATCTTCATTACCACGGTAACGCTCATCGGTGATGCGTTCGACGGTGTCCAACGGAACACCGTTCTCGGTGTGAATACGGCTGTGTTGTCGGCCGGGGCGGCGTTCTATCCGTTGGTCGGCGGTGTGCTGGTCGGCTACGGATGGAACGTTCCGTTCTTTGCCTATCTCGCTGGCGTTCCAGTTGCGGTGTTCGCCCTGGTGACGCTCGAGGAACCGGAGACCGAGCACAGACCGCGAAGTATTGCGTATCTCAAAGGTGCACTCTCGGCACTCGTCGGTCGGCGGACGATCGCGTTCTATGGAACGGCCTTTTTTACCGAACTCCTGCTGTTCGGTTCGGTACTCACCGTGCTCCCGTTTTTGCTTACCGAGCGGTTTGCTGTGTCCCCGCTGTTTATCGGTCTCGTCATCACGGTCGCGGAAGCAGTGTCGGTGGTTATTGCCTCTCAGAACGGTCGCTTCGCCCGGGTGTTTTCAGATGGTGTGCTCGTGACACTCGGATTCGCTTGTTATGGTCTCGGACTGTTCGGCATCTGGATTGCATCGTCGGTCATTGTCGTCGGCTTAGGTGTCGCTCTCATCGGTGGGGGTGTTGGCCTGAGCATGCCGTCGGTGGACGCGGCTATCAGCGGACTCGTCGCGCCCCGGTTTCGAGCTGGTGCGTTGAGTGTACGAAACAGTACGACGTTCCTCGGTCGCGCAGTCGGTCCCGTGCTGTTCGCCGGACTCGCTGTGAGCACTGGCTACCGACTCCTGCTGTTCGGTGCGGGCGTCGTCGCGTTCGCGTGGGGCTTGGTCGTCTTCATCACCACTCGTGGATAA
- a CDS encoding DUF3267 domain-containing protein, with product MDLLGESPPGYTNYQRYTFREWISFVVHALVGFVLANALFPGLWRDVLVLSSAPTETAIFRLLALAPEVGFGLLTVVIHEAVHYAACARLDKEPQFGFRWGSFFGIPEPMPYVVSLHHHLSRCECFVTFLAQLVVIDAVALSVSLVLAPLSSVPSFLGYFASVALLVNTASATRDVHNAANVLRFPGGTKFINVLRDDIETFYCVPTVETQ from the coding sequence ATGGATCTGCTCGGAGAATCGCCCCCCGGATACACCAACTATCAACGATATACGTTCCGAGAGTGGATCAGCTTCGTCGTGCACGCGCTGGTCGGTTTCGTGCTAGCGAACGCCTTGTTTCCCGGGCTTTGGAGGGACGTTCTCGTCCTGTCGTCAGCGCCGACGGAAACGGCGATATTTCGGTTGCTCGCACTCGCGCCTGAAGTCGGGTTTGGCCTCCTCACGGTGGTGATACACGAAGCAGTCCATTACGCCGCCTGCGCTCGGCTCGACAAGGAACCGCAGTTCGGCTTCCGGTGGGGTTCGTTTTTCGGTATTCCTGAGCCGATGCCGTACGTCGTCTCACTCCATCATCATCTCAGTAGATGTGAGTGTTTCGTGACGTTTCTTGCGCAGCTCGTCGTCATCGACGCCGTCGCGCTCTCCGTGAGCTTAGTTCTCGCGCCGCTCTCCTCGGTTCCATCGTTCCTCGGCTATTTCGCGAGCGTTGCACTGCTCGTGAACACTGCGTCCGCGACACGGGACGTTCATAATGCCGCCAACGTACTCCGCTTTCCGGGTGGGACCAAGTTTATCAACGTTTTGCGTGATGACATTGAGACGTTCTACTGCGTACCTACCGTAGAGACCCAATAA
- a CDS encoding tryptophan--tRNA ligase: MTRDDTDTTDGIDDTDDSKSPFETSTFVPDGGTAVGEDEVALDPWGSATVSDYRKLFEEFGIEEFDDVLSEVPHPHYLMRRGVIFGNRGYRRVAEAMQNDEPFAALSGFMPTGEPHIGHKLVFDELIWHQQQGGDTYGLIADLEAHSARGLSWEEIDEHSRDYLLSLLALGFDAEEGTLYRQSENRELQDLAFELGSKANYSEFQSIYGFDGETNVSHVQSVVTQMADILYPQLDEPKPTVIPVGPDQDPHVRLARDLAVRMRFFGVTKAYASFELDEDEQLLVAELYRTLDPADFDDDSLRCVHVAQALDGMTSDELGFDAETIASAKAKLDEAGMEPLRPRVRFLDRNSTDEAFDALIEAINGEKRVFDEHIDVFEYSQEEAEELAREVEMENDGYGFIMPSSIYHRFMTGLTGGKMSSSVPASHISLMDDPEDGYDKVKSATTGGRETAELQREKGGKADECPVYELYAYLLSGDDDEFATEVYEECVGGERLCGGCKEQAAELMREFLEEHQEKREEAEELLDELDIRLESSRR, encoded by the coding sequence ATGACACGAGACGACACTGACACTACTGACGGTATTGACGACACCGACGATTCCAAATCGCCGTTCGAGACATCGACGTTCGTTCCGGACGGTGGGACCGCTGTCGGCGAAGACGAAGTCGCACTCGACCCATGGGGGTCGGCGACCGTCTCCGACTATCGGAAACTGTTCGAGGAGTTCGGAATCGAGGAGTTCGACGACGTGCTTTCCGAGGTTCCTCATCCGCACTACCTGATGCGGAGGGGGGTTATTTTCGGCAACCGAGGCTATCGCCGGGTCGCGGAAGCGATGCAGAACGACGAACCCTTCGCCGCGCTCTCGGGGTTCATGCCGACGGGCGAACCCCACATCGGGCACAAACTGGTGTTCGACGAACTCATCTGGCACCAACAGCAGGGCGGGGATACCTACGGTCTCATCGCCGACCTCGAAGCCCACAGCGCCCGCGGTCTGTCGTGGGAGGAAATCGACGAACACTCCCGCGATTATCTACTCTCGCTTCTCGCGCTCGGATTCGACGCCGAAGAGGGGACGCTCTACCGGCAGTCCGAGAACCGCGAACTCCAAGATCTCGCGTTCGAACTCGGGTCGAAAGCGAACTACTCGGAGTTCCAATCCATCTACGGCTTCGACGGGGAAACCAACGTCTCGCACGTCCAGAGCGTCGTCACGCAGATGGCGGACATCCTCTATCCGCAACTCGACGAACCGAAACCGACCGTCATCCCGGTCGGCCCGGACCAGGATCCCCACGTCAGACTGGCCCGTGACCTCGCGGTTCGAATGCGATTCTTCGGCGTGACGAAAGCCTATGCGAGTTTCGAACTCGATGAGGACGAACAACTACTCGTTGCGGAACTGTACCGCACACTCGACCCTGCGGACTTCGACGACGATTCGCTTCGATGCGTTCACGTCGCACAGGCGCTCGACGGAATGACGTCGGACGAACTCGGCTTCGACGCCGAAACTATCGCCTCGGCGAAAGCAAAGCTCGACGAAGCGGGCATGGAACCGCTTCGCCCTCGGGTTCGGTTCCTCGATCGGAACTCGACGGACGAGGCGTTCGATGCCCTCATCGAGGCTATCAACGGCGAAAAGCGCGTCTTCGACGAGCATATCGACGTGTTCGAGTATTCACAAGAGGAGGCCGAGGAACTCGCCCGCGAGGTGGAAATGGAAAACGATGGCTATGGGTTCATAATGCCCTCCTCGATTTACCATCGGTTCATGACCGGCCTGACGGGTGGGAAGATGTCCTCGTCGGTTCCGGCGAGTCATATCAGCTTGATGGACGACCCGGAAGACGGCTACGACAAGGTCAAATCCGCGACGACGGGCGGGCGGGAGACGGCCGAACTTCAGCGAGAAAAAGGCGGCAAAGCAGACGAATGTCCGGTGTACGAACTGTATGCCTACCTGCTTTCGGGCGATGACGACGAGTTTGCGACGGAAGTTTACGAGGAATGTGTCGGCGGGGAGCGACTCTGTGGCGGATGCAAGGAGCAGGCGGCGGAGTTGATGCGCGAGTTTTTGGAAGAGCATCAGGAGAAACGCGAAGAGGCAGAAGAGTTGCTGGACGAGTTGGATATTCGATTGGAATCGTCGCGGCGATAG